The following proteins come from a genomic window of Aggregicoccus sp. 17bor-14:
- a CDS encoding GAF domain-containing protein — protein MAEVTLDLRGKPKAEAYAELKRHTEAVLEGIDDDIAGMSTMSCLLHHAFGHLWTGFYRVVTPGKLLRVGPYQGTLGCLEITFGKGVCGTSAAEGKTLVVEDVHAFPGHITCDGRSASEIVVPVFGKNRELIAVLDIDSEHKAAFDQEDRRHLEEMMGWFSRAKR, from the coding sequence ATGGCTGAAGTCACCCTGGATCTGCGAGGCAAGCCCAAGGCCGAGGCGTACGCCGAGCTGAAGCGTCACACCGAGGCCGTGCTCGAGGGCATCGACGACGACATCGCTGGGATGTCCACGATGAGCTGCCTCCTGCACCACGCCTTCGGCCACCTGTGGACGGGCTTCTACCGGGTGGTGACGCCGGGCAAGCTGCTGCGCGTGGGGCCCTACCAGGGCACGCTGGGCTGCCTGGAGATCACCTTCGGCAAGGGCGTGTGCGGCACCTCCGCCGCCGAGGGCAAGACGCTGGTGGTGGAGGACGTGCACGCCTTCCCCGGCCACATCACCTGCGACGGCCGCTCGGCCTCGGAGATCGTGGTCCCGGTGTTCGGCAAGAACCGCGAGCTCATCGCGGTGCTCGACATCGACAGCGAGCACAAGGCCGCGTTCGACCAGGAGGACCGCCGCCACCTCGAGGAGATGATGGGCTGGTTCTCGCGCGCGAAGCGCTAG
- the sigJ gene encoding RNA polymerase sigma factor SigJ: protein MSTAETFQRNRPRLLSLAYRMLGSMAEAEDAVQEAWLRWTGADTSRIESPDAWLTATVSRLCVDQLRAAQVRRADYPGPWLPEPVHTGEPPDTASISLAFLVLLESLTPDERAAYLLHEIFDYSHAEVATFLGKEEAACRQLAHRARQRVQEGRPRFAPSREQHQRILGAFFQAALQGDLTGMKQVLAEDATLWTDGGGRVRGAASKPVHGAEAIARLFQLLSQRFPESAGLRYGMEEVNGWPAIVGRTDGAASFVLTTETDGTKILALRAVLNPEKLRLAPLA, encoded by the coding sequence ATGTCCACCGCCGAGACCTTCCAGCGCAACCGCCCGCGCCTGCTCTCGCTCGCCTACCGGATGCTCGGCTCGATGGCGGAGGCCGAGGATGCGGTGCAGGAGGCGTGGCTGCGCTGGACGGGGGCGGACACCTCGCGCATCGAGTCCCCGGACGCCTGGCTCACGGCCACCGTGAGCCGGCTGTGCGTGGACCAGCTGCGCGCGGCCCAGGTGCGCCGGGCGGACTACCCCGGGCCCTGGCTGCCCGAGCCGGTGCACACGGGCGAGCCCCCGGACACGGCGTCCATCTCGCTCGCGTTCCTCGTCCTGCTGGAGAGCCTCACGCCGGACGAGCGGGCGGCGTACCTGCTGCACGAGATCTTCGACTACAGCCACGCGGAGGTGGCCACGTTCCTCGGCAAGGAGGAGGCCGCGTGCCGGCAGCTCGCGCACCGGGCGCGCCAGCGGGTGCAGGAGGGCCGGCCGCGCTTCGCCCCCTCGCGCGAGCAGCACCAGCGCATCCTCGGCGCCTTCTTCCAGGCCGCGCTCCAGGGTGACCTGACGGGGATGAAGCAGGTGCTGGCCGAGGACGCAACGCTGTGGACGGACGGCGGCGGCAGGGTGCGGGGCGCCGCGAGCAAGCCGGTGCACGGCGCCGAGGCCATCGCGCGGCTCTTCCAGCTGCTCAGCCAGCGCTTCCCCGAGTCCGCGGGCCTGCGCTACGGGATGGAGGAGGTCAACGGCTGGCCGGCCATCGTCGGGCGCACGGACGGTGCAGCCAGCTTCGTGCTCACCACCGAGACGGACGGAACGAAGATCCTCGCGCTGCGCGCCGTGCTCAACCCGGAGAAGCTGCGCCTGGCGCCGCTCGCGTGA
- a CDS encoding putative zinc-binding metallopeptidase, with protein MADPHDAAASPLRPEREAVLKARIKDLKLHLAGTALERAIQQLYAELEARGLSFRPECYLSDQWGCPSGVPVIGIPFYLADTRLHSIEQELGGDLETEREIMMYLRHEAGHAFNYAYKLFDTPEWVKLFGDYGKPYSDNYKPQPFSRRYVVHISGWYAQKHPDEDFAETFAVWLTPGLDWEKRYAGWGALKKLHYMDAVAKRLGRTPPVVQLNERDLDVDEMEETVEAHYRERAREEHVELPFREQLDQDLYGLFEPPDGAPASAEPFLRAERQALIQAVSQYSGLARPLVKALVDHLIARATELRLTLHLDKTREYVLKLSSLVTALAMNHVYTDRFFETD; from the coding sequence ATGGCCGATCCGCACGACGCGGCGGCCAGCCCGCTGCGGCCCGAGCGCGAGGCGGTGCTCAAGGCGCGCATCAAGGATCTGAAGCTGCACCTGGCCGGCACCGCGCTCGAGCGCGCCATCCAGCAGCTCTACGCGGAGCTCGAGGCCCGGGGGCTCTCCTTCCGCCCCGAGTGCTACCTCTCGGACCAGTGGGGCTGCCCCTCGGGGGTGCCGGTCATCGGTATCCCCTTCTACCTCGCGGACACGCGGCTGCACTCCATCGAGCAGGAGCTGGGCGGAGACCTCGAGACCGAGCGCGAGATCATGATGTACCTGCGCCACGAGGCCGGGCACGCCTTCAACTACGCGTACAAGCTCTTCGATACCCCGGAGTGGGTGAAGCTGTTCGGCGACTACGGCAAGCCCTACTCGGACAACTACAAGCCGCAGCCCTTCAGCCGCCGCTACGTGGTGCACATCTCCGGCTGGTACGCCCAGAAGCACCCGGACGAGGACTTCGCCGAGACCTTCGCCGTGTGGCTCACCCCGGGGCTGGACTGGGAGAAGCGCTACGCGGGCTGGGGCGCGCTCAAGAAGCTGCACTACATGGACGCGGTGGCCAAGCGCCTGGGGCGCACCCCGCCCGTGGTGCAGCTCAACGAGCGCGACCTGGACGTGGACGAGATGGAGGAGACGGTGGAGGCGCACTACCGCGAGCGCGCCCGCGAGGAGCACGTGGAGCTGCCCTTCCGCGAGCAGCTCGACCAGGACCTCTACGGCCTCTTCGAGCCGCCGGACGGCGCCCCCGCGAGCGCCGAGCCCTTCCTGCGCGCAGAGCGCCAGGCCCTCATCCAGGCCGTCAGCCAGTACTCGGGGCTCGCGAGGCCGCTGGTGAAGGCGCTGGTGGACCACCTCATCGCGCGCGCGACCGAGCTGCGCCTCACCCTGCACCTGGACAAGACGCGCGAGTACGTCCTCAAGCTCAGCTCGCTCGTCACCGCGCTCGCGATGAACCACGTGTACACGGACCGCTTCTTCGAGACGGACTAG
- a CDS encoding carboxymuconolactone decarboxylase family protein, with protein MNPNTATPIVPEVTVTPAQRLPLAAHGGRALAAMLKLGESIQIDPQLRELVKLRASQLNGCAFCVDMHWREARKAGESEQRLCLLSAWREAPFYTARERAALGLTEAVTFVTQGHVPDAVWQEASAHFPPDELVQLLFMIAAINAWNRLAIATRAEVPRSAEAR; from the coding sequence ATGAACCCCAACACTGCCACTCCCATCGTCCCCGAAGTCACCGTCACCCCTGCCCAGCGGCTGCCCCTCGCAGCCCACGGCGGCCGCGCGCTCGCCGCGATGCTGAAGCTCGGGGAGAGCATCCAAATCGATCCGCAGCTGCGCGAGCTCGTGAAGCTGCGCGCCTCCCAGCTCAACGGCTGCGCCTTCTGCGTCGACATGCACTGGCGCGAAGCGCGCAAGGCGGGCGAGAGCGAGCAGCGCCTCTGCTTGCTCTCCGCGTGGCGCGAGGCGCCCTTCTACACGGCGCGCGAGCGCGCAGCGCTCGGCCTGACGGAGGCCGTCACGTTCGTCACCCAGGGCCACGTGCCGGACGCGGTCTGGCAGGAGGCGAGCGCGCACTTCCCTCCGGACGAGCTGGTGCAGTTGCTCTTCATGATCGCGGCGATCAACGCCTGGAACCGCCTGGCCATCGCGACGCGCGCGGAGGTGCCCCGGAGCGCCGAAGCTCGCTGA
- the cmk gene encoding (d)CMP kinase encodes MSGRPVQRPFIVAIDGPAGAGKSSVSKLLARRLNFSLVDTGAIYRCVALKARREGLAFDDDAGLEKLLGRVHVHFKVVGEENRVFLDGEDVSQAIRTPENSMGASQVSSRPVVRAGLLALQRRLALESERGAILEGRDIGTVVFPDADLKFFLEANPEVRARRRYEELFQKGVESSLSEVLADQQARDRADSEREVAPLKAADDAIRLDSSAFPLSEVVTHLETEIRKRLGSA; translated from the coding sequence GTGAGCGGCCGCCCCGTTCAGCGTCCCTTCATCGTGGCCATCGACGGGCCCGCGGGCGCCGGCAAGTCCAGCGTCTCCAAGCTGCTCGCGCGCCGGCTCAACTTCTCGCTCGTGGACACCGGCGCCATCTACCGCTGCGTGGCGCTCAAGGCGCGGCGCGAGGGGTTGGCCTTCGACGACGACGCGGGCCTGGAGAAGCTGCTGGGCCGCGTGCACGTGCACTTCAAGGTGGTGGGGGAGGAGAACCGGGTCTTCCTCGACGGCGAGGACGTGTCTCAGGCCATCCGCACCCCCGAGAACTCGATGGGGGCCTCGCAGGTGTCGAGCCGCCCGGTGGTGCGCGCGGGGCTGCTCGCGCTGCAGCGGCGGCTCGCGCTGGAGTCCGAGCGCGGCGCCATCCTCGAGGGCCGCGACATCGGCACGGTGGTGTTCCCGGACGCGGACCTGAAGTTCTTCCTCGAGGCGAACCCCGAGGTGCGCGCGCGCCGCCGCTACGAGGAGCTGTTCCAGAAGGGCGTGGAGAGCTCGCTCTCCGAGGTGCTCGCGGACCAGCAGGCGCGCGACCGCGCCGACTCCGAGCGCGAGGTGGCGCCGCTCAAGGCGGCCGACGACGCCATCCGCCTCGACTCCAGCGCCTTCCCGCTCTCCGAGGTGGTCACCCACCTGGAGACCGAGATCCGCAAGCGCCTGGGCAGCGCCTAG
- a CDS encoding NAD-dependent deacylase, producing METLRIDPSTRLLVLTGAGVSAESGIPTFRGIDGLWERHPVQEVASPQGFRRDPALVWRFYSQRRQAAAGVQPNPGHRALVEWERRLGDRFLLATQNVDGLHRLAGSERVVELHGELFKSRCAGCSRAPFEDRTAYAAGEVPRCGACGGSLRPHIVWFGEALDERNLARIQRFIEAGPGSRLVFLAAGTSGAVYPAAGLVEVAREAGAQCWLVNADPADNGHAFHHFVQGKSGEVLPGLVRFA from the coding sequence TTGGAAACACTGCGAATCGACCCCTCCACCCGGCTCCTCGTGCTCACCGGGGCCGGCGTCTCCGCTGAGAGCGGAATTCCCACGTTCCGCGGCATCGACGGCCTCTGGGAGCGCCACCCGGTGCAGGAGGTGGCCTCGCCGCAGGGCTTCCGCCGCGACCCGGCGCTGGTGTGGCGCTTCTACTCACAGCGGCGTCAGGCGGCCGCGGGCGTGCAGCCCAACCCCGGGCACCGGGCGCTGGTGGAGTGGGAGCGCCGGCTCGGGGACCGCTTCCTGCTCGCCACCCAGAACGTGGATGGGCTGCACCGGCTCGCCGGCAGCGAGCGCGTGGTGGAGCTGCACGGCGAGCTCTTCAAGAGCCGCTGCGCGGGCTGCAGCCGCGCCCCCTTCGAGGACCGCACGGCCTATGCCGCCGGCGAGGTGCCGCGCTGCGGTGCGTGCGGTGGCTCCCTGCGCCCGCACATCGTCTGGTTCGGCGAGGCGCTCGACGAGCGCAACCTCGCGCGCATCCAGCGCTTCATCGAGGCGGGGCCGGGCTCGCGGCTCGTGTTCCTCGCCGCCGGCACCTCCGGCGCGGTGTACCCGGCGGCCGGCCTGGTGGAGGTCGCGCGCGAGGCGGGCGCCCAGTGCTGGCTCGTGAACGCGGACCCGGCGGACAACGGCCACGCCTTCCACCACTTCGTACAGGGGAAGAGCGGCGAGGTGCTCCCCGGCCTCGTGCGCTTCGCCTAG